GTCTAAAAATAAAACAGTTTATATAAGTTTTATAACAACTACTTTTATTGCTTATTTATTTGAAGCTGCATTTAGTTCTTCATTTTATTTAAGTGATATGGTTGTACAAAATTATTATATTTCTGTATTATTATTTGTGATAAGATTTTTATATTTTCTTTCATCAATGATGGTGCTTTATCATTTGCTTGATTTAGGTAAAAGAAAATATATATTTGTACCCTTAATTAATATGCTTTTTGGAATTTATTTATATATTGAAGTAATTACTTTTTTAATACCGCCTACATATATTATTCAACTAATTATATTTATAGTAATAGAGAATATGGAGAATAAAAAATGAGTATAAAAAAAGATTTAGTAAATCTATTAGATGAAGTAATAGAGAATAAAAAATACAGCAATTTACAATTAAAATATATGTTTGATAATAACTCATATACTAAAGGTGAAAAAGCTTTTTTAAATAATATGCTTAATATTATTTTGAAAAATTTAATGTATATCGATCATATTATTACAAAGATGGCTAGAAGTGTTAAAAGAAAGACTAGACAGATTTTGAGACTAAGTATAGCACAAATATTATATACTGATTCAGATGTTGCTGGAATAATTTATGAAGCAGTAGAGTTAGGAAAAGAAGAAAATGTTTATCAAGCAAAATTCATAAATTCTGTATTAAGAAATTTTGTTAATTCAAAAGATGAATTGTTTGAATCAACACCAGAAAATATTAGACTTTCATATCCAGTTTGGTTTTATGAAAAAGTTAGAAATCAATTTGGAGAAGAAAAATTTAGAGATGTTTTAAAAAGATATAAAGAAAAAAGTACTTTTTCAGTGAGAGTTAATCATAGAAAAATTTCTAGAGAAGATTTTATGGCATTATTAGATTCTGTCGGGACTGATATTTTATGGAATGTTTCAGATGTATATTATTTAAACAATAACAATATATTAAAAACAAAAGCCTTTTTAATTGGTGATATAGTTATACAGGATGGATCATCACTATTAGTAGTAGATATGTTAGCTCCTAATGAGAATGATGAAGTCTTAGATGTTGCAGCAGCACCAGGTGGGAAGTCTTTAGCAATATTACAAAAATATAATCCTAAAAAACTAATTGCAACAGATATACATGAACACAAAGTAGCTATGTTAAAAGAGTTTGAAAAAGATTATCCAAACTTTGTAGCACTATTAGGAGATGGAAGAGAATTTTCAGAAGGTATGTATGATAAGATATTACTAGATGTTCCTTGCTCAGGGTTAGGTGTATTAACCAAAAAACCTGAAAAAGTATATGAAATAGATTTGAAAGTAATTAAAGCGATAAAAAAATTACAAAAAAAAATATTTGAGAATACATATAAATTATTAAAACAAGGTGGAGAAATGGTTTATAGTACTTGTACTATACTTGAAAATGAAAATACAAATAATGTTGCTTATTTTTTAGAAAAATATAGCGATTTAGAAGTTATAAATTTTGAATTTCCAGAAGATGTTAAAGTAATAAAAGATGAATTTGGTGGTAATTTAATATCATATGAAAATGAGTATTTAGATGGTTTCTATATGATAAAATTTAGAAAAAAGTAGGTCTGTAATATGTACATAAATTTAGATGAGAGATTACAACTAATATTAAATATGTTAAATGAATATGGTGAAGGATATTTAGTGGGAGGAGCCTTAAGGGATATATTCTTAGGTTTAAAACCAAATGATTTTGATATGGCAACAAATATTCCTATGGAAGAATTATTACATATTTTAAGTGAATATAATCCAATAATAATTTCAGAGAAATATCAAGTTATTTCTATACAGGTAGATGAATATAAAATAGAAATTGCTAGATTTAGAAAAGAAAATGGAATACTTGATGGAAGAAATCCAAAAGAATTTGAATTTGTTGAAAATATAGAAGAAGATTTAACAAGAAGAGATTTTACTGTAAATGCACTTGCATACAATAACAAAGGTTTAATAGATAAATATGATTCATTAAAAGATATAGAAAATCTTGAATTAAATATTATTGGAAATGATAAAGTTCTAAGATTATCTGAAGATAATACTAGAATTTTCAGAGCATTATACTTAGTCTCTAAATATAATTTTAAGCTTTCAAATGAAACGAAAAAAGCAATTGCAAGTTTTAGGAATTCTAGAAAATTAAATGTAAGTGTAAATGGGTTTGGAAAATTATTGGATAAAATATTATTTGATAAATATTCATATAAGTCGTTAAAGATAATGTTAGAAAATAATTTGTTTAAGTCATTTATACCAGAACTTACAAGTGAAAATCTAAATCTTGAAACTATTAAAAATATAGTTAATACATATAATGTTTATTGTAAGTATAATGTTTTTGAAGATAAAACAATAGGATATGCGATATTATTCTTATACTCTGGTAAAAAAGATAATGATGATAATAAATTTTTAGTTAATAGTATGACTATAGCAGAAACTTATTTGAAAAAATTAGGTGTAAATATTACTGATATTATTTTGATAAAAAACTTGATTTATTATAGTAATATTATTAATAGAATAATTAATAAAGAAACAGTAAAAAGGATGTTATTTGAATTTAGAAATAACAAAAATGTTTCTAAATTATTGAATTTCATTTCATTTATTCATCATCATCAAGATGATTACAATGAAACTGTTAAAAAGACATTAGAACTATTAAGTAGAATACAGGCTATATATTTTGAAGGAGAAGTTGTATTTATAAATGATCTGGATATAAATTTAGTAGATTTGTATAATATTGGTTTAGATACTGAAATTAGTAAGGAATCAATAAGGCAGGATATATATAAACATGTAAATGAGGGTAATTTGGCAAATAAGAAAGAAGATATAATTGAATATATTAAAGAAAAATATAGTATTAAATTTAATGTAGATAAAGTTTGCTCAGCTGGAGGAATAGTTTATAGGGTAAATAAAGATAACAAAATTGAATTTTTATTAGTAAAAATATTAGGTGGAAATTGGGGATTCCCTAAGGGTCATATTGAAGAAGGCGAGACAGAAGTTATGACAGCAATTAGGGAAATAAAAGAAGAAACTAATCTTGAAACAACAATTATTGATCCCAATATTTTTAAGAGAAATATTTCTTACATTACTAATATGGGTGAATTAAAATATGTTACTTTCTTTCTTGCAAAAGCTGTTAGTCATAATGTGCTAATTGATTTAGGTGAAATTAGTGAATATAAATGGTGTAGTTATAATGATGCACTTAAAATAGTAACGTATTCATCACAAAGAAAATTATTACAGGAAGCAAGATTATATATATTTAACGATTAGAAAGGTGAAAAAATGAGAACAAATGTTTTTTTAGGGTTAGTACATTACCCTGTATATAATAAAAATAGTGAGATTGTAGCAACTTCAGTGACAAATTTTGATATACATGATATATCTAGAACATGTAGAACTTACGATATAAGTAAATATTTTATAATTACACCTGTTGATGCACAAAAAGAATTAACAGCAAGAATTCTTGGTTTTTGGCAAGAAGGTGACGGAATAGATTTTAATAAAGATAGAAATGAAGCTTTTGAAAATACACTTATGAGTGATAGTATTGAAAAAAGTATAGAAGAAATAGAAAAAATAACAGGAAAAAAACCTAAAATTGTAACTACATCAGCAAGATTATTTGAAAAAACATTATCTTTTGATACTTTAAGTGAAAAAATATTTAATGATGAAGATGTATATTTAATTTTATTTGGTACTGGTTGGGGACTTACACAAGAAGTAATGGACAGTTCAGATTACATTTTAGAACCAATAAGAATTACCACAAGATACAATCATTTATCAGTAAGAGCTGCAGTTGCAATAATACTTGATAGATTATTTGGAGAAAAATAGGAGGGATTATGAAGAAAGAAACAATTGGAATAGTTTTAGTTTGTCACAGTAATTCAATGACAGATGCATTCTTAGAGTTTTGTAATGTATTAAAACAAGAAGATTTTGAATTATTAAACGGTGGTGGAACAAATTACGATACATATGGAACTACACCTGAAATAGTTGCAGATGTAATAAAAAAAGCTAATAGAGGTAAAGGTGTATTAGTTTTAGTTGATTTTGGTAGTTCAATTAATGCTGTTAAAGGTGCAATTAAATTATTAGATGGTGAAGTAGAAGTTGAAATTGCAGATTGTCCACTTATTGAAGGGACAGTATCTGCTATTGTAGCAAATGATGAAAATATGAATTTAAAGAAATTAAAGGCTATTGCTGAAGATAGTATTAATTTTAAAAAAATAAAGTGAGATAGAGATGTTTGTAGAAATTTTAAAAACAATTTGGAAATTACTAAAGAAAAACATAGTATTTGTAATAATATTTTTTATACTTAATTTATTAACTATAAAATTTTCGTTAAATGAAAATAACAGTTTTGAAATACTTATTGCATTTAAATTATTGCAAAATATATTATTAATAGCATTTATAATTATTCTATCAAAAAGTATGAATTTTAATATAAATTATAAGAAAGCTGTTATGTATTTTGTATTTTATTCATTAATAGATTTATTACAAATATTTTTACCTCCATTATTAACAATGGTATTAATTTTAAAAATGTTTCTAATATTTTTCCCTTATTTATATTTTGCAGAAGATTTAGGGGTTAATAATTCTATTAGTTTTTCCATGACATTATTGAGGGAATTATATATAAATATAGTATTATTATTTGTAAATTACTATACTATTATGACTTTTGCGATATTTATATTAATAAAAAATGAATTACCAAAACTAAATCCAGAAAATATAAATCCTAATGAGATATTTAATCTTTTAGGAGGGAAAATTGAATTTATATTATCAGCAGATATAATAATTAAAATATTGATTATTGCTGGAATATATTTTGCATTTAAGTTAAATACAGAGAAAAAAATAGAAATTGAGGAATAATATGGAAGATTTAATTTTAATTGGTACAATTACAGGAACACATAGACTTTTAGGTACAGTTAAAGTAAACACAACATTTCCACTTTTATTAGAATTAGTAGGTCTTAATGTTATTATAAAAAATGACTTTAATGATATTAAAATTTCAAAAGTAGAAGATGTTAAAGGAATAACTGACAAAAGAGCTTTAATAGATCTTGATAAAATAAAAAATGTTAATGATGCCAAGAATTTAATAGGTTATAAAATATACGTTAGAGCTGATTTAATTCCAGAATATGAAGAAGAAGAATCAGTTTTAGGTTATAGTGTAATTGATAAAGGAGAAAATATAGGAGAAGTTGTTGATATTATGGATACTGCAGCTCATCCAATCTTAGTTGTTGTAAAAGAGGACAAAGAAATATTAATTCCATTTATTGATGTTTTTGTAACTGAAATACAGGATGAAAAGAAACAAATTTTAGTGGAGTTACTAGAAGGAATGAGATAATATGAAAATAAGGGTTTTAACTTTATTTAATGAATTATTTGAATTGTATCTATCTCAAACAATTATGCAAAGAGCAAATGAAAAAGAAATTGAGATAGATATAGTGAATATAAGAGAATATGCAGATAATAAGCATAAACAAGTTGATGATACACCTTTTGGTGGAGGAGCAGGGATGGTTCTTAAACCAGAACCATTTTGGAAGTATTTTGTAGAATTAAGAAAATCAAAAGTAAAGAAGCCGTATACAATATTTGTAACACCTCAAGGGAAAACTTTAACTCAAAAAAAAATTATCGATTTATCAAAAATGGAAGATATATGTATTATATCCGG
This window of the Streptobacillus canis genome carries:
- a CDS encoding transcription antitermination factor NusB is translated as MSIKKDLVNLLDEVIENKKYSNLQLKYMFDNNSYTKGEKAFLNNMLNIILKNLMYIDHIITKMARSVKRKTRQILRLSIAQILYTDSDVAGIIYEAVELGKEENVYQAKFINSVLRNFVNSKDELFESTPENIRLSYPVWFYEKVRNQFGEEKFRDVLKRYKEKSTFSVRVNHRKISREDFMALLDSVGTDILWNVSDVYYLNNNNILKTKAFLIGDIVIQDGSSLLVVDMLAPNENDEVLDVAAAPGGKSLAILQKYNPKKLIATDIHEHKVAMLKEFEKDYPNFVALLGDGREFSEGMYDKILLDVPCSGLGVLTKKPEKVYEIDLKVIKAIKKLQKKIFENTYKLLKQGGEMVYSTCTILENENTNNVAYFLEKYSDLEVINFEFPEDVKVIKDEFGGNLISYENEYLDGFYMIKFRKK
- a CDS encoding NUDIX domain-containing protein, which produces MYINLDERLQLILNMLNEYGEGYLVGGALRDIFLGLKPNDFDMATNIPMEELLHILSEYNPIIISEKYQVISIQVDEYKIEIARFRKENGILDGRNPKEFEFVENIEEDLTRRDFTVNALAYNNKGLIDKYDSLKDIENLELNIIGNDKVLRLSEDNTRIFRALYLVSKYNFKLSNETKKAIASFRNSRKLNVSVNGFGKLLDKILFDKYSYKSLKIMLENNLFKSFIPELTSENLNLETIKNIVNTYNVYCKYNVFEDKTIGYAILFLYSGKKDNDDNKFLVNSMTIAETYLKKLGVNITDIILIKNLIYYSNIINRIINKETVKRMLFEFRNNKNVSKLLNFISFIHHHQDDYNETVKKTLELLSRIQAIYFEGEVVFINDLDINLVDLYNIGLDTEISKESIRQDIYKHVNEGNLANKKEDIIEYIKEKYSIKFNVDKVCSAGGIVYRVNKDNKIEFLLVKILGGNWGFPKGHIEEGETEVMTAIREIKEETNLETTIIDPNIFKRNISYITNMGELKYVTFFLAKAVSHNVLIDLGEISEYKWCSYNDALKIVTYSSQRKLLQEARLYIFND
- a CDS encoding RNA methyltransferase, encoding MRTNVFLGLVHYPVYNKNSEIVATSVTNFDIHDISRTCRTYDISKYFIITPVDAQKELTARILGFWQEGDGIDFNKDRNEAFENTLMSDSIEKSIEEIEKITGKKPKIVTTSARLFEKTLSFDTLSEKIFNDEDVYLILFGTGWGLTQEVMDSSDYILEPIRITTRYNHLSVRAAVAIILDRLFGEK
- a CDS encoding PTS-dependent dihydroxyacetone kinase phosphotransferase subunit DhaM — protein: MKKETIGIVLVCHSNSMTDAFLEFCNVLKQEDFELLNGGGTNYDTYGTTPEIVADVIKKANRGKGVLVLVDFGSSINAVKGAIKLLDGEVEVEIADCPLIEGTVSAIVANDENMNLKKLKAIAEDSINFKKIK
- the rimM gene encoding ribosome maturation factor RimM (Essential for efficient processing of 16S rRNA), which gives rise to MEDLILIGTITGTHRLLGTVKVNTTFPLLLELVGLNVIIKNDFNDIKISKVEDVKGITDKRALIDLDKIKNVNDAKNLIGYKIYVRADLIPEYEEEESVLGYSVIDKGENIGEVVDIMDTAAHPILVVVKEDKEILIPFIDVFVTEIQDEKKQILVELLEGMR